One Glycocaulis abyssi DNA window includes the following coding sequences:
- a CDS encoding acyl-CoA dehydrogenase family protein, with protein MQFTTEHNQLRDTIAKFVATEINPHVEEWEKAEEFPSHELFKKMGDLGLLGLRWPEKFGGAGLDFSYALVLAEELGLVNCGGVPMAIGVQTDMATPALANFGSDELRAEYLAPAISGDAVVCLGVSEPGGGSDVAAVKTVAKSDGDDYVITGTKMWITNGMKADWCCLLANTSDGPAHGNKSLIIVPMDSKGITRQKIHKIGMHCSDTAQLFFDEVRVPKRNRIGDEGAGFLYQMLQFQEERLFGAASSLKSLDRAIDLTIEYTRDRKAFGHSVLDNQVVHFRLAELRTEVEALRALTYRAVADFMDGKDVTRLASMAKLKCGRLTREVADSCLQYWGGMGYTSDNPIARSFRDGRLISIGGGTDEIMLGIICKLEGTLPKRRKD; from the coding sequence ATGCAGTTCACCACCGAACACAACCAGCTTCGCGACACGATTGCCAAATTCGTCGCGACCGAGATCAACCCGCACGTGGAGGAGTGGGAGAAGGCAGAAGAATTCCCCTCCCACGAACTCTTCAAGAAGATGGGTGATCTCGGCCTTCTGGGGCTGCGCTGGCCGGAGAAGTTTGGCGGGGCGGGGCTCGATTTCTCCTACGCTCTCGTGCTCGCCGAGGAGCTGGGTCTGGTCAATTGCGGCGGCGTGCCGATGGCCATTGGCGTGCAGACCGACATGGCGACGCCTGCGCTGGCCAATTTCGGCTCTGACGAGCTGCGCGCGGAATATCTGGCGCCCGCCATCTCCGGCGATGCGGTGGTCTGCCTTGGCGTGTCGGAGCCCGGCGGCGGCTCTGACGTGGCGGCGGTGAAGACAGTCGCGAAATCCGATGGCGATGATTACGTCATCACCGGCACCAAGATGTGGATCACCAACGGCATGAAGGCCGACTGGTGCTGCCTGCTGGCCAACACCTCCGACGGCCCGGCCCATGGCAACAAATCCCTCATCATCGTGCCGATGGATTCCAAGGGCATTACCCGCCAGAAAATCCACAAGATCGGCATGCATTGCTCGGACACCGCCCAGCTCTTCTTTGATGAGGTGCGGGTGCCGAAACGCAACCGGATCGGGGATGAGGGCGCGGGCTTCCTCTACCAGATGCTGCAATTCCAGGAGGAGCGCCTGTTCGGCGCGGCCTCTTCGCTCAAAAGCCTCGACCGGGCGATTGACCTGACCATCGAATACACGCGCGACCGCAAGGCGTTCGGCCATTCGGTGCTGGATAATCAGGTGGTTCATTTCCGCCTGGCCGAGCTACGCACCGAGGTGGAGGCGCTGCGCGCGCTGACCTACCGCGCCGTCGCTGACTTCATGGATGGCAAGGATGTGACGCGGCTTGCCTCGATGGCAAAGCTGAAATGCGGCCGCCTGACGCGCGAGGTTGCCGATAGCTGCCTGCAATACTGGGGCGGCATGGGCTACACATCCGACAATCCCATCGCCCGCTCCTTCCGCGATGGCCGCCTGATCTCCATCGGTGGCGGCACCGACGAGATCATGCTGGGCATTATCTGCAAGCTGGAAGGCACGCTTCCAAAGCGCCGGAAGGACTGA
- a CDS encoding biotin carboxylase N-terminal domain-containing protein, whose protein sequence is MSAYHPIKSVLVANRGEIAVRVLRYAKSRNIRAIAVYSDADADAMHVREADMAVHIGPAAASESYLKIEAIIAAAKETGADAIHPGYGFLSENAAFARACAAEGIVFIGPPADAIEAMGDKARAKALLAASGISMVPGWQGEDQSDANLAKQAETIGYPLLIKAVAGGGGRGMRAVNSSAEFADALKSARREAKSAFGDDAVLLEKLIHPARHVEVQVFADSHGNTIHIGERDCSAQRRRQKVIEEAPSPAVNETLRAAMGAEAVRVAQAVGYVGAGTVEFLLDADGKFYFLEMNTRLQVEHPVTEEVYGMDLVEWQFVVASGGMLPATQEQIAPDGHAIEVRLYAEDPLDGFKPQSGEIIHFEPQDGAREVRIDTGFETGDAVSTAYDAMMAKVIAFALNRDEAIDRLIAGLSKAPMLGVKTNRDFLIRLLDSEAFRTGAVTIADLDEWAASASGPFAPEPVPGEGIAVAAALLASPAEGAVRGGSVRRFTLPLEADGEAIDAFVEQDGAHAVTVSLGETRHSITLLEEDAPHLRYRLDGVDRQACVAEGEDGTLHIALERRIVAVREPSAYSGGDASDPSRITAPVSGALVALNVKPGDAVKAGDVLALMEAMKMEMRLTAAATGVVTAVHAAAGQQAAGGTLLIELELEGSKP, encoded by the coding sequence ATGAGCGCCTACCACCCCATCAAATCCGTGCTGGTGGCCAATCGCGGCGAGATTGCCGTGCGCGTCCTGCGCTATGCCAAAAGCCGCAATATCCGCGCGATTGCCGTCTATTCCGACGCTGATGCGGACGCCATGCACGTGCGCGAAGCGGATATGGCCGTGCATATCGGCCCGGCAGCGGCCTCCGAGAGCTATCTGAAAATCGAGGCGATCATCGCGGCGGCCAAGGAAACCGGCGCGGATGCGATCCATCCGGGCTATGGCTTCCTGTCGGAGAACGCGGCCTTTGCGAGGGCCTGCGCGGCGGAAGGCATCGTCTTCATCGGCCCTCCGGCAGACGCCATCGAGGCGATGGGCGACAAGGCGCGCGCCAAGGCGCTGCTGGCGGCCTCCGGCATTTCCATGGTGCCAGGCTGGCAGGGCGAGGATCAGTCAGATGCCAATCTCGCCAAACAGGCCGAGACAATCGGCTATCCGCTGCTGATCAAGGCCGTGGCAGGCGGGGGCGGGCGCGGCATGCGCGCGGTCAATTCCAGCGCCGAGTTTGCAGACGCCCTGAAATCGGCGCGCCGGGAGGCGAAATCCGCCTTTGGCGATGATGCAGTGCTGCTGGAAAAGCTGATCCACCCGGCCCGCCATGTGGAGGTGCAGGTCTTCGCCGACAGTCACGGCAACACCATCCACATCGGCGAGCGCGACTGCTCAGCCCAGCGCCGCCGCCAGAAGGTGATCGAGGAAGCACCCTCGCCCGCCGTCAACGAGACGCTTCGCGCCGCCATGGGCGCAGAGGCCGTGCGGGTGGCGCAGGCCGTGGGCTATGTCGGCGCAGGCACGGTGGAATTCCTGCTGGATGCGGACGGGAAATTCTACTTCCTTGAAATGAATACCCGCCTGCAGGTGGAGCATCCTGTGACCGAAGAGGTCTACGGGATGGATTTGGTGGAATGGCAGTTCGTGGTCGCATCCGGCGGCATGCTGCCCGCTACGCAGGAGCAGATTGCGCCGGACGGCCACGCAATAGAGGTGCGGCTCTATGCTGAAGACCCGCTGGACGGGTTCAAGCCGCAATCGGGCGAGATCATCCATTTCGAACCCCAAGATGGCGCGCGCGAGGTGCGCATCGATACCGGGTTTGAAACCGGCGACGCAGTGAGCACCGCCTACGACGCGATGATGGCCAAGGTGATCGCCTTCGCGCTCAATCGCGATGAGGCGATAGACCGGCTGATCGCCGGGCTCTCCAAGGCCCCCATGCTGGGCGTGAAGACCAATCGCGATTTTCTGATCCGCCTGCTGGACAGCGAAGCCTTCCGCACTGGTGCGGTGACCATTGCTGATCTGGACGAGTGGGCGGCGTCTGCCAGCGGTCCGTTTGCGCCGGAACCTGTGCCCGGTGAGGGAATAGCGGTGGCGGCCGCTTTGCTGGCCTCTCCGGCAGAGGGCGCGGTGCGCGGCGGATCGGTAAGGCGCTTCACCCTGCCGCTGGAAGCTGACGGGGAAGCGATTGACGCTTTCGTGGAGCAGGATGGCGCCCATGCCGTCACGGTGAGCCTCGGCGAGACGCGCCATTCGATCACGCTCCTCGAAGAGGACGCGCCCCACTTGCGCTACCGGCTCGATGGGGTGGACCGGCAGGCCTGCGTGGCCGAAGGCGAAGACGGCACGCTCCACATAGCGCTGGAGCGCCGCATCGTGGCGGTGCGCGAACCGTCCGCCTACTCAGGCGGTGATGCGTCTGATCCCTCGCGCATTACCGCGCCTGTCTCCGGCGCTCTGGTGGCACTGAACGTGAAGCCCGGCGATGCGGTGAAGGCGGGCGATGTGCTGGCCCTGATGGAAGCGATGAAGATGGAAATGCGCCTCACCGCCGCCGCGACCGGCGTAGTGACGGCGGTGCATGCAGCCGCAGGCCAGCAGGCCGCGGGCGGCACACTTCTGATTGAACTGGAACTTGAAGGATCAAAGCCATGA
- a CDS encoding acyl-CoA carboxylase subunit beta has protein sequence MPVLTSRLNASSDEFRANADKMAERLAEVRALEEKVRANSERKRADFEKRGQLLPRERVARLLDRDAPFIELSPLAGLKMHDDDGDRGASGGGSIVGIGQVCGKRVIIGASDSAIKGGTVAPMGLKKALRAQEIAFENKLPMIHLVESGGANLLYQAEIFVDGGRSFANQARLSAAGIPQIAVVHGSSTAGGAYLPGLSDYVVLVKGNSKIFLAGPPLVKAAIGEDADDESLGGAKLHGEVTGLGEYVAEDDAQAIAYAREIMEKLNWDAATPPGQGEPPKFASEELLGVVPADDRTPYDVKEVIARIVDGSDFLEFKARYGAETVCGHARIGGHLVGILGNNGPIQPEGSMKAGQFIQLCDQSGTPLVFLQNTTGYMVGSKAEADGAIKHGSKMIQAVANARVAKITIVLGGSYGAGNYGMCGRGFDPRFIFAWPTARTAVMGGAQAAKVMEIITRAKNERAGQPTDEDGLKAMSDMIRTGLEEQSYALFGTARLWDDGIIDPRDTRAILTESLNICAEGNARALNANTFGVARF, from the coding sequence ATGCCCGTGCTTACATCCCGCCTCAACGCCTCCAGCGACGAGTTCCGCGCCAATGCGGACAAGATGGCCGAGCGCCTCGCCGAGGTGCGCGCGCTGGAGGAGAAGGTCCGCGCCAATTCCGAGCGCAAGCGGGCGGACTTTGAAAAGCGCGGGCAATTGCTGCCCCGCGAGCGCGTGGCGCGGCTGCTGGACCGGGATGCGCCCTTCATCGAGCTCTCGCCGCTGGCGGGCCTGAAAATGCATGATGATGACGGAGATCGCGGTGCCTCTGGCGGCGGCTCCATCGTTGGCATCGGGCAGGTCTGCGGCAAGCGTGTCATCATTGGTGCGTCCGATAGCGCCATCAAGGGCGGCACGGTCGCGCCGATGGGGCTGAAAAAGGCTCTGCGCGCGCAAGAGATCGCGTTTGAGAACAAGCTGCCCATGATCCACCTCGTGGAGTCGGGCGGTGCGAACCTGCTCTATCAGGCCGAGATTTTCGTGGATGGGGGCAGGAGCTTTGCCAATCAGGCGCGCCTGTCGGCTGCCGGCATTCCGCAGATCGCGGTCGTGCATGGCTCATCGACGGCGGGCGGGGCGTATCTGCCGGGCCTTTCGGATTACGTGGTGCTGGTGAAGGGCAATTCGAAGATTTTCCTTGCCGGCCCGCCGCTGGTCAAAGCCGCGATTGGCGAGGACGCGGACGATGAAAGCCTTGGCGGGGCGAAGCTCCATGGCGAGGTGACGGGCCTTGGCGAATATGTCGCCGAGGACGATGCGCAGGCCATCGCCTATGCTCGCGAGATCATGGAGAAGCTGAACTGGGATGCGGCCACCCCGCCGGGGCAGGGCGAGCCGCCCAAATTCGCCAGCGAGGAATTGCTGGGCGTCGTCCCGGCGGATGACCGCACGCCCTATGACGTGAAGGAAGTGATCGCCCGCATCGTGGACGGGTCGGACTTCCTGGAGTTCAAGGCGCGCTATGGCGCGGAGACGGTGTGCGGCCATGCGCGCATTGGCGGGCATCTCGTCGGCATTCTGGGCAATAACGGCCCGATCCAGCCCGAAGGCTCGATGAAGGCTGGGCAGTTTATCCAGCTCTGCGATCAGTCCGGCACACCGCTTGTCTTCCTGCAGAACACCACCGGCTACATGGTCGGCTCCAAGGCCGAGGCCGATGGCGCGATCAAGCATGGCTCGAAAATGATCCAGGCCGTCGCCAATGCGCGTGTGGCCAAGATCACCATCGTGCTTGGCGGCTCCTATGGCGCGGGCAATTACGGCATGTGCGGGCGCGGGTTCGATCCGCGCTTCATCTTCGCCTGGCCAACCGCCCGCACCGCCGTGATGGGCGGGGCGCAGGCCGCCAAGGTGATGGAGATCATCACCCGCGCCAAGAATGAACGCGCGGGCCAGCCGACCGATGAAGATGGCCTCAAAGCCATGAGCGACATGATCCGCACCGGGCTGGAGGAGCAGTCCTACGCCCTCTTCGGCACGGCGCGCCTGTGGGATGACGGCATTATCGACCCGCGCGACACCCGCGCCATCCTGACCGAGAGCCTGAATATCTGTGCTGAAGGCAATGCCCGCGCTCTGAACGCCAACACGTTTGGCGTGGCCCGTTTCTAG
- a CDS encoding enoyl-CoA hydratase/isomerase family protein, whose protein sequence is MSAPETILIETRAGVRHVTLNRPETRNAMSLAMVGELLAALKSAESDGVRAIVLNGAGGHFCSGGDVKDMGAAYAGPGPDGEDPAARVNAQFGHLCKAYAETGLPVIVVLEGAVMGGGFGLACVADVALARESVVFRLPETGLGLVPAQIAPFLVERLGYSEARRLAVTGGKIDAQAALSLRLVHGVHEGEDAMNTALEAVLADIRKGAPNAIAETKRLMRRARLHDAGSLIDDAAKVFANAVRSDEGAEGLSAFIEKRPAKWVQG, encoded by the coding sequence ATGAGCGCGCCGGAGACAATCCTGATCGAGACCCGCGCGGGCGTGCGTCATGTGACGCTGAACCGGCCGGAAACCCGCAACGCCATGTCGCTCGCCATGGTGGGCGAGTTGCTGGCCGCCCTAAAAAGCGCCGAGAGTGACGGCGTACGCGCCATCGTCCTTAATGGCGCGGGCGGGCATTTCTGCTCCGGCGGGGATGTGAAGGATATGGGCGCGGCCTATGCCGGCCCCGGCCCTGATGGCGAAGACCCGGCAGCCAGGGTCAACGCCCAGTTTGGGCACTTATGCAAAGCCTATGCGGAAACCGGCCTGCCGGTGATCGTGGTGCTGGAAGGCGCGGTGATGGGCGGCGGGTTTGGCCTCGCCTGCGTCGCCGACGTGGCGCTGGCGCGCGAGAGCGTGGTTTTCCGCCTGCCTGAAACCGGGCTTGGCCTCGTCCCGGCGCAGATCGCACCGTTTCTGGTGGAGCGCCTGGGGTATTCCGAAGCGCGCCGCCTTGCTGTGACAGGTGGCAAGATCGATGCGCAGGCGGCTCTTTCCCTGCGCCTCGTCCATGGCGTGCATGAGGGCGAGGACGCGATGAATACCGCGCTTGAGGCGGTGCTAGCCGATATCCGCAAAGGCGCGCCGAACGCCATAGCCGAGACCAAGCGCCTGATGCGCCGCGCGCGGTTGCATGATGCAGGCTCGCTCATCGATGATGCGGCCAAGGTGTTTGCCAATGCTGTGCGCAGCGATGAGGGCGCAGAAGGGCTGTCTGCCTTCATCGAAAAGCGCCCCGCGAAATGGGTGCAGGGATGA